The nucleotide window TCCGATGGATGGATAGCCGAGGTTCTGATTGCCGGTGTGGACGAGCAGCTCGGCCGGGCCGTGGTTGAACTGGTCGGTCTGCATCGTCTTGATGAAGCAGAGCTTGTCCGCGTGGCGCGAGAGGTTCGGCAGGCGGTCCGAGAACCACGCGCCGGACTGGCCGTATTGTTTGAACTCGAACTGCGGGCCGAGCATCTTTGGCACGCCTTGGATGAAGGCGAAGCGCTTGCCCTCCAGGAATTCCCGCGGGCATTCCTGACCGTTGAGCCGCTTGAGGTCCGGCTTGAAATCGAAGAGGTCGAGCTGGCTCGGCGCGCCGACCATGTGGAGGAAGATCACCCGCTTGGCCTTCGGTGCAAGCAGCGGCGCGAGCGTGGCGAGAGGATTGTCGGCATCGCGCAGGATCGCCGGTTTGCCCGCCGCCTTCGCCAGCCCCTGGGTGGCCAGCCACATGCCGCCGAGACCGGTGGTGCAGTCGCGCAGGAAGTGGCGGCGCGTCACCTGCTGGAGCCGGTCGTGCTGGATCTTTTCGAAGAGGTTCATGGCGGGAAGGAGTTGAGGCTTCAGGATTTTTTAGCCGCAAAGAGGCGCAAGATTCGCAAAAGGAAGAGGGCGAATCATCTCACCATCGCCTCATCGAGGTTCAGAAGAACGGATGAGGTCACGTTGTAGGCGGCGGCTTCCGGTGTGACTCCGGCCTTGGGATCGGGCGTGGCGGTGAAACGTTCGGTGAGCGTGCGATGCAGCTTCACCAGTTGGTCGAGCCGTTGTGGCGCGACGTTGCGGGAGGTGGTGAACTGGTAACCGGCGGCGAGCTTCGCGCGGTCATCACCGGGCGTGTCCTGGATCCGCTTGGCCAAGGCACGGGTGCATTCGTCGAACGCGGGATCGTTCAGCACGGTCAGCGCCTGCAGCGGCGTGTTCGAGACGATGCGGCGCTTGCTGCACAGTTCGCGCGTGGGTGCGTCGAAGGTGGAGAAGGTTGGGTAGGGAATACTGCGCTTCCAGTAGGTATACACCGAGCGGCGGTAGCGGCCGGCATCCCCTTCCTTCGGTGTCATCCAGGGATCGGTGACGAAAGGCTTCCATACTCCGGGAGGCAATGGTGGAAACGCAGGGCTGCCGAGTTTCTGGCTGGAAAGCAATCCCGACAAGGCGAGAGCGTTGTCGCGTGCCATCTCCGCGGTGAGGCGCTGGCGCGGGCCGCGGGAGAGCAGGCGGTTCGATTGGTCGCGTTCGTTCATGCCGGGTGCGATGACCGCGCTCTGGCGGTAGGTGGCGCTGGTGGCGATCTCGCGCAACAGGCGTTTCATGCTCCACTTCATGTCAGTCTCGAAGCGCACCGCGAGATCATCGAGCAATTCGGGATGTGAGGGCTTCATACCGGAAGAACCGAAGTCCTCCGCCGTTTCCACGATGCCGGTGCCGAAGAGTTCCAGCCAGAAGCGGTTCACCGCCACACGCGCGGTGAGCGGATTGTCCGTGGAGGTGAGCCAGCGGGCGAGGCCGAGGCGGTTCGGCGGCGCGTCCTTCGGCATTCGTGGGAAGATCGCGGGCACGTCCGGCTTCCCGATGAGCGCGCCCTTGTCCAGCCAGTTGCCGCGCACGAAGACATGCGTTTCGCGGCGGGCGGCGGGTTCCACATCGCGCATCACCGGCACGGTGGTGGTGGGGATGGCGTCGAGCTTCTTGTCCGCGTCGATGAGGGTCTGGCGCAGCGCGACCACATCCGGGCGTGTCAGGAGGTTCGTCCATGCCGGATCGCTGGTGGTGGCGAGGCGTCCGCGCTTTGACACCATCGGGAAGCTGGAGATGATCGTGCCGCCATTGGCGAGCGTGACCTGCACCTTGTCGCCGTTCGTCAGCACGATGGGAAGTTGCGGGATCACCACGCACCAGCGGGTACGGTCGATCTTGCTGTAAGGGCCCCAGCCCTGCTTGCCCTTGAGCGAGTTCTCCGGATCGAACAGCGGATGTTCCTCGTCTCCGATCAAACGCGCCAGCGGCACCGGCCGCGCGGGCGTGCCATCGGCGAGCAGGACGCTCACCTCGACCCGTTTGAGGAACGATCCCCATTCCGGCGTGAGGCGGGCCTTCGCTTCATCCAGTGGCAGCAGTTCCAGGCGCAGGGCGGTCAGCGCCGGAGAATCCGCCGCGGCGGGAAACACCAACGTGTGTACCGAATTGCTCGCTACATTCCCCTCGGTGCGGAATTCGGAGTAACCGCTCTGCACCACGGTCTTGAGCTTCGTGCCCCTGCCGGTGGCGGTCATCTCCTTCACGGGGGCCCAGCGGGTGGCGGTATTCAATTTACCATGGATCTCGTACAAATCGGACTCGG belongs to Luteolibacter ambystomatis and includes:
- a CDS encoding PSD1 and planctomycete cytochrome C domain-containing protein; its protein translation is MKFPLAFLLPALVPLVCQGEIDFARDVQPILNAKCTACHGGVKEAGHVSFVYRDKVLGKGESGKPVVVPGNPDASEMIRRIVTHDPDDVMPKPEHGPRLPDKEIATLTQWVKEGAKWGEHWSFVKPERHPAPAVSNAAWCRNPIDAFVLARLDTEKLKPSAEADRAALLRRASLDLIGLPPSPAELDTFQKDTTPDAYEKQVDRLLASPAFGERWASVWMDVARYADSEGLGLDRRRDVWKYRDWLIEAFNGDMPFDRFATEQLAGDLLPNPTLDQQIATTFQRLSQSNDEGGTDDEEFRVAAVLDRVNTTWEVFQGQTFGCVQCHSHPYDPIQHDEYYKFSDFFNQTRDWDLTENLPVMRVPIDRTKHAEAGQYEAAISKAESDLYEIHGKLNTATRWAPVKEMTATGRGTKLKTVVQSGYSEFRTEGNVASNSVHTLVFPAAADSPALTALRLELLPLDEAKARLTPEWGSFLKRVEVSVLLADGTPARPVPLARLIGDEEHPLFDPENSLKGKQGWGPYSKIDRTRWCVVIPQLPIVLTNGDKVQVTLANGGTIISSFPMVSKRGRLATTSDPAWTNLLTRPDVVALRQTLIDADKKLDAIPTTTVPVMRDVEPAARRETHVFVRGNWLDKGALIGKPDVPAIFPRMPKDAPPNRLGLARWLTSTDNPLTARVAVNRFWLELFGTGIVETAEDFGSSGMKPSHPELLDDLAVRFETDMKWSMKRLLREIATSATYRQSAVIAPGMNERDQSNRLLSRGPRQRLTAEMARDNALALSGLLSSQKLGSPAFPPLPPGVWKPFVTDPWMTPKEGDAGRYRRSVYTYWKRSIPYPTFSTFDAPTRELCSKRRIVSNTPLQALTVLNDPAFDECTRALAKRIQDTPGDDRAKLAAGYQFTTSRNVAPQRLDQLVKLHRTLTERFTATPDPKAGVTPEAAAYNVTSSVLLNLDEAMVR